The Apium graveolens cultivar Ventura chromosome 6, ASM990537v1, whole genome shotgun sequence genome contains a region encoding:
- the LOC141666182 gene encoding uncharacterized protein LOC141666182, which yields MVENSVETSVNEDGGQGGGFKTPPHTIGSFTTLVHTTGGSHTEISSGNLESETESGPHRYRTLDELYSETVARVETIRLLLEMVAQEGWVVHHLDIKSAFLNGDLLDEVYVIQPEGFKKKGEENKVYRLVKALYGLRQAPRAWNAKLHYTIYGKGVHLIGHVIYRTLELGGRFVLLGPSPIPYIQFCRKIKACFMEGLLGEGASPLILNWKLWMGLSCQQRNLMSLGLSFVAFQSLGLSDFFDCRPEDMDVTRESSLLASLELLNRFGCRLKHLRAEQGNNLSYSAISGFSSDIDDEVEPVLFLLASADKVANEQFDRKKVAKHVY from the exons ATGGTTGAAAATAGTGTTGAAACGAGTGTTAATGAAGATGGTGGTCAAGGTGGAGGTTTCAAAACTCCACCACACACGATTGGCAGCTTCACAACTTTGGTACACACAACTGGTGGCAGCCATACTGAAATATCCTCTGGAAATTTGGAATCAGAAACTGAAAGTGGACCTCATAGGTACAGAACTCTTGATGAATTGTATAGTGAGACTGTAGCACGAGTGGAAACTATACGGTTGTTGTTGGAAATGGTTGCACAGGAAGGATGGGTAGTACATCACCTCGACATAAAATCAGCGTTTTTAAACGGGGATTTACTTGATGAAGTGTATGTCATACAACCGGAAGGTTTCAAGAAGAAAGGGGAGGAGAACAAAGTGTATAGGCTGGTGAAAGCGTTGTATGGGTTACGTCAAGCACCAAGAGCTTGGAATGCCAAGCTGCACTATACCATATATGGT AAGGGTGTTCATCTTATAGGACATGTAATTTATCGGACACTGGAGCTGGGAGGACGATTTGTACTTCTTGGTCCAAGTCCAATTCCTTATATTCAG TTTTGCAGAAAGATTAAAGCTTGTTTCATGGAGGGATTGCTGGGTGAAGGTGCCTCACCATTGATCCTGAATTGGAAGCTTTGGATGGGGCTGAGTTGCCAACAAAGGAATCTGATGAGTTTAGGCCTTTCATTCGTCGCCTTTCAGAGTTTAGGTCTGAGTGATTTTTTCGATTGCAG ACCCGAAGACATGGATGTGACACGTGAATCATCTTTATTAGCATCATTGGAGCTTCTGAACAGATTTGGGTGCAGATTGAAGCATTTAAGAGCTGAACAGGGAAACAACCTAAGTTATAGTGCAATAAGTGGGTTCTCGAGTGATATTGATGACGAGGTCGAACCTGTTCTTTTTCTTCTAGCTTCTGCTGACAAAGTTGCTAATGAGCAGTTTGATCGCAAGAAAGTTGCTAAGCATGTGTACTGA
- the LOC141666183 gene encoding uncharacterized protein LOC141666183: MRLQRLFMAEKTAKCMRWYHDRIAVEGELSHPADGDEWKQFDRRFQRFSKEIRNVRLGLSTDGFDPFRDKHAREYTVWPVVVIVYNLPPSMCTKAPYMFMPLLIPGPTDPTKDLHVYLRPLIDELKLLWHTGVETYDMFSRTNFMMKAALLWTISDFPALAMLSGWSTKGKLACPVCMGEVKGKQLKHGGKTTFYGTAQYFLEPDDPLRRSTRFGRVETRSVCARHSGSRAKVMCEQIQFPLPGKSSKKKPKDYGVTHNWTHSSPFFELPYWETLSLRHSIDIMHTEKNVFDNIFYTILDDSKKSKDKTKSRKDCQELGVHRELWIQDNGIKPHAPYVLSSEQVQKLYKWIVSLKLPDGYASNISRCVNWKKNCIRGMKSHDCHVFMKKMLPIVCRDLLPKHVSDPIIELCNFFQDLCSSSLKYTDLEKMERDIVTIMSKLETVFTPSLFDPMEHLPLHLATECKLGGPANGRWMYFIERYLHNLKLKVGNKARAEGSMAQRYIEEECVHFCTLYFDSKNGLMHNQLRRNEAPQMFHNANLLEVYTYPTHPSLRTRDRILSCDEYELVAYYVLINSPEVGKYLRGFQKLVQRQYPHLNDAEKEQFQKEQLKDWLERRVQDDEELNKKFIDLIRGPLYKVESYKACKCNGYKFDCVNANELTSPNSGVVVIGTSYEEHYGNYYGRIEEILKLFYQNGHQVIIFKCHWFDHTTHVKVDKHRMTTVDIKSKLNAEDVFVLASQAHQVYYAPNISNAKSSWYTVLTTKRRLVDESVSIQEKTGMNDDALQNEVSNASSSHVERVIIRDPSNFFVDLRMFENDYSVDYNNEEESERDKEDEEEDEDEDKNEDEDDLSDNDDLV, translated from the exons ATGAGATTGCAGCGTTTATTCATGGCGGAGAAGACTGCAAAATGTATGAGATGGTACCATGATAGAATTGCAGTTGAAGGTGAATTAAGTCACCCGGCAGATGGAGATGAATGGAAACAATTTGATCGAAGATTTCAAAGATTTTCAAAAGAGATTCGGAATGTCAGACTCGGGCTCTCTACTGATGGATTTGACCCCTTTCGCGATAAGCACGCTAGGGAGTATACAGTATGGCCTGTGGTGGTTATTGTGTACAACCTTCCCCCATCCATGTGTACTAAGGCTCCATACATGTTTATGCCTCTTCTCATTCCTGGACCGACGGATCCAACAAAAGACTTACATGTTTATCTCAGGCCATTAATTGATGAATTAAAATTGTTGTGGCATACTGGAGTGGAAACATATGACATGTTCTCACGTACAAATTTTATGATGAAGGCGGCACTTTTGTGGACAATTAGTGACTTTCCTGCACTTGCCATGCTTAGCGGGTGGTCCACTAAAGGTAAGTTGGCATGTCCAGTTTGCATGGGAGAGGTCAAAGGTAAGCAACTCAAACATGGTGGTAAAACAACATTTTATGGAACTGCTCAGTATTTTTTGGAGCCAGATGATCCTCTCAGAAGGAGTACGAGATTTGGAAGAGTTGAGACACGATCAGTTTGTGCTCGACATTCAGGGTCACGTGCAAAGGTCATGTGTGAGCAAATACAGTTTCCCCTACCGGGAAAGTCATCGAAGAAAAAACCAAAAGATTATGGTGTGACACATAATTGGACTCACAGTTCTCCATTTTTTGAGCTTCCATATTGGGAGACACTCAGCCTTCGTCATAGCATTGACATTATGCACACCGAAAAGAATGTATTTGACAATATTTTCTACACAATTCTTGATGATTCGAAGAAGTCTAAAGATAAAACCAAATCAAGAAAGGATTGTCAAGAGTTAGGTGTACACCGTGAGTTGTGGATTCAAGATAATGGTATAAAACCACATGCACCATATGTACTTTCGAGTGAACAAGTTCAAAAGTTGTATAAGTGGATAGTCTCATTGAAACTCCCAGACGGGTATGCCTCAAACATATCTAGGTGTGTGAATTGGAAGAAAAATTGCATTCGTGGGATGAAATCACACGATTGTCACGTCTTCATGAAAAAAATGTTGCCTATCGTTTGTCGTGATCTACTTCCGAAACATGTGTCTGATCCTATCATTGAATTGTGCAACTTCTTTCAAGATTTATGCTCGTCTAGTCTCAAATACACAGATTTAGAGAAAATGGAGAGAGATATAGTGACAATAATGTCTAAGCTTGAAACTGTCTTTACTCCTAGTCTTTTTGATCCCATGGAGCATTTGCCACTGCATTTAGCAACTGAGTGTAAGTTGGGTGGCCCGGCCAATGGGCGTTGGATGTATTTTATTGAAAGATACTTGCACAACTTGAAATTGAAGGTTGGAAATAAAGCTCGAGCGGAGGGTTCAATGGCACAACGCTACATTGAGGAAGAATGTGTACACTTTTGTACGTTATATTTTGATTCCAAGAATGGATTGATGCATAATCAATTACGTCGAAATGAGGCCCCTCAAATGTTTCATAATGCCAATTTGTTAGAAGTTTACACATATCCGACACATCCTAGTCTACGAACTAGAGATAGAATCTTGAGTTGTGATGAATATGAACTCGTGGCATACTATGTTCTTATTAATTCGCCGGAGGTTGGAAAGTACTTGAG GGGTTTTCAAAAGTTGGTACAACGACAATACCCACATTTGAATGATGCGGAAAAGGAACAATTTCAAAAAGAACAATTAAAAGATTGGCTCGAAAGAAGG GTACAAGATGACGAAGAGCTCAACAAGAAATTTATAGACCTAATAAGAGGTCCGTTGTATAAAGTGGAGTCTTATAAAGCATGCAAGTGCAATGGTTACAAATTTGATTGTGTAAATGCTAATGAGCTCACTTCACCAAATTCCGGTGTTGTTGTCATTG GGACTTCTTACGAAGAACATTATGGTAACTACTATGGAAGGATagaagaaattttaaaactcttttatcaaaatggGCATCAAGTGATCATCTTCAAATGTCATTGGTTTGATCACACGACACATGTGAAAGTCGATAAACACCGGATGACTACCGTAGATATTAAATCAAAACTAAATGCCGAAGACGTGTTTGTGTTGGCTAGCCAAGCTCATCAAGTATACTATGCACCAAACATTTCTAATGCAAAATCATCATGGTACACGGTTTTAACAACAAAGAGGCGACTAGTTGATGAAAGTGTGTCAATTCAAGAAAAAACCGGGATGAATGATGATGCTTTACAAAATGAAGTGTCAAATGCTTCATCATCGCATGTTGAAAGAGTTATTATTCGTGATCCCTCAAATTTTTTTGTTGACTTGAGAATGTTTGAAAATGACTATTCGGTAGATTACAACAATGAAGAAGAAAGTGAAAGAGataaagaagatgaagaagaagacGAAGACGAAGACAAAAATGAGGATGAAGATGACTTGAGCGATAATGATGATTTAGtgtaa